The Blastocatellia bacterium genome window below encodes:
- the rph gene encoding ribonuclease PH produces MNDTNVRPDGRRFDELRPIVITPDFTRYAEGSVLIQMGQTWVLCTASVEDRVPPFLRNSGQGWITAEYGMLPRSTSTRTARDGTRLQRSGRVMEIQRLIGRSLRAVLDLTQIGERTITVDCDVLQADGGTRTAAITGGYVALVLALRRLIEQGVIATMPVYDYLAAVSVGIVAGQMRLDLDYAEDSSAEVDMNVVCLGDGRFVETQGTAESKPYTADELNQLLSLAQIGIRQLIAHQRAVLGDIHFQRPAGAASMSGGLVHSSAEVEP; encoded by the coding sequence ATGAACGACACTAACGTCAGACCTGATGGCCGACGCTTTGATGAACTCCGTCCGATCGTCATCACACCTGATTTCACGCGCTATGCTGAAGGCTCTGTGTTGATTCAGATGGGACAGACATGGGTCTTGTGCACGGCCAGTGTCGAAGATCGCGTGCCGCCCTTCTTGCGCAACAGTGGGCAGGGCTGGATCACCGCTGAATACGGCATGTTACCGCGCTCGACCTCAACGCGGACTGCTCGCGACGGCACCCGGCTGCAACGCTCAGGGCGGGTCATGGAAATTCAACGACTCATCGGTCGCAGCTTGCGGGCTGTGCTCGACCTCACACAGATTGGCGAACGAACCATCACCGTGGATTGCGACGTCTTGCAAGCCGACGGCGGCACACGCACGGCAGCCATCACCGGCGGCTACGTGGCGCTGGTGCTGGCGCTGCGCCGGTTGATCGAACAAGGCGTCATCGCCACTATGCCGGTTTATGATTATCTGGCAGCGGTCAGTGTCGGCATTGTTGCCGGTCAAATGCGATTGGATTTGGATTACGCGGAGGATAGTTCCGCCGAAGTTGATATGAACGTCGTCTGCCTGGGCGACGGACGTTTCGTCGAAACACAAGGCACAGCCGAGAGCAAACCGTATACAGCCGACGAATTGAACCAGTTACTCTCATTGGCTCAAATCGGCATTAGGCAGCTCATCGCGCATCAGCGAGCGGTCCTGGGAGATATTCATTTTCAAAGACCCGCCGGCGCAGCCTCCATGTCCGGCGGCCTCGTTCACTCATCAGCGGAGGTTGAGCCATGA
- a CDS encoding TlyA family RNA methyltransferase, producing the protein MSKERLDKLMVTRHLAETRQKAQALIMAGHVLVNGERVDKPGKLVARGSIIEVRPAGPSYVGRGALKLEGALSAFNLNVQRMVCLDVGASTGGFTECLLQHGAACVVALDVGRGQLHWKLRSDPRVIVREGVNARYLKPSDFDRLFDLITVDVSFISLTKVLPALVPLLADSGQILALVKPQFEVGKGEVGKGGVVRDPVQHSQVVAHIRLFAEQTLRLHVKGVVPSPIQGAEGNTEFFLLLAKHAETACHEVGPVAHRF; encoded by the coding sequence GTGAGCAAAGAACGACTCGATAAATTGATGGTCACGCGCCATCTGGCCGAGACGCGCCAGAAGGCGCAAGCATTAATCATGGCCGGGCACGTGCTGGTTAACGGCGAGCGCGTGGATAAACCGGGAAAGCTCGTTGCAAGGGGGTCTATCATTGAAGTGCGGCCGGCAGGCCCCTCTTATGTTGGTCGAGGGGCGTTGAAACTGGAAGGCGCATTATCCGCGTTTAACCTGAACGTGCAACGGATGGTGTGTCTCGATGTGGGGGCCTCCACTGGTGGATTCACCGAATGTTTGTTGCAACATGGCGCCGCTTGCGTCGTCGCGTTGGATGTGGGGCGTGGGCAGCTTCACTGGAAATTGCGCTCTGACCCGCGTGTGATCGTTCGGGAAGGCGTCAATGCGCGATACCTGAAGCCGTCCGATTTTGATCGCCTGTTTGACTTGATCACCGTGGATGTCTCATTCATTTCGCTCACCAAAGTCCTGCCGGCGTTAGTGCCGCTGCTTGCCGACTCAGGACAGATCCTTGCGCTGGTCAAGCCGCAGTTCGAGGTTGGCAAAGGCGAGGTCGGGAAAGGGGGCGTCGTCCGAGACCCGGTTCAACACAGTCAGGTAGTGGCTCACATTCGTCTGTTTGCCGAACAGACATTGCGATTGCACGTCAAAGGAGTCGTGCCATCGCCGATTCAAGGGGCCGAAGGAAACACAGAGTTCTTTTTGCTCTTAGCGAAGCACGCGGAAACTGCGTGCCATGAGGTCGGTCCGGTTGCGCATCGTTTTTAG
- a CDS encoding energy transducer TonB, whose protein sequence is MRWWLAALLSLSWFCEVKPAASQSRLIWAVADVCFESHPFGRAVAEALRQSLQRSSSVQLLDASLTQAATRGLGYTGSLNLSLAEARDLAMAIGCDYLILGRAGLSPHSPAAGQLAHRAWLGLFIVQSRTGRLAIFEFFEQTRATPVEAANAVLDELRARLAQYIEQVGHRQLELSPQDQTTLIEVNDPEKPTPPLFDPPRILASVKPVFTRAAQIADVTATVQLHVTFGADGTMGPITITRWAGFGLDQAAIEAAQRMRFVPARLNGQRVTAGALIQYKFKAADKESHQPAEESPKRAPSAFSARP, encoded by the coding sequence ATGCGCTGGTGGCTCGCAGCTCTGTTATCGCTGAGCTGGTTTTGCGAAGTGAAACCGGCGGCTTCGCAATCCCGGCTGATCTGGGCGGTAGCGGATGTGTGTTTTGAGTCTCATCCGTTCGGCCGAGCGGTCGCCGAGGCGCTTCGTCAAAGCCTGCAACGCTCCAGCTCAGTTCAATTGCTGGACGCATCATTGACACAGGCGGCAACACGAGGACTGGGCTATACCGGTTCGCTGAACCTGAGCCTTGCAGAAGCACGCGATCTAGCGATGGCGATCGGGTGTGATTATCTGATACTGGGCCGTGCCGGCTTATCCCCGCACAGTCCAGCCGCCGGGCAACTGGCGCATCGAGCATGGCTCGGCTTATTCATCGTTCAATCGCGAACCGGGCGATTAGCCATCTTTGAGTTCTTCGAGCAAACGCGCGCCACGCCTGTCGAGGCTGCCAACGCTGTGCTGGATGAACTGCGCGCGAGGTTGGCGCAATACATCGAACAGGTCGGCCACCGACAGCTTGAGCTTTCACCGCAAGATCAAACCACGCTCATTGAAGTCAATGATCCAGAGAAACCGACGCCGCCCCTGTTTGATCCGCCGCGCATTCTTGCTAGCGTCAAGCCTGTTTTCACCAGGGCGGCTCAGATCGCCGACGTTACAGCCACCGTTCAATTGCATGTCACCTTTGGCGCCGATGGGACAATGGGGCCAATTACGATAACACGCTGGGCTGGCTTCGGACTGGATCAAGCAGCGATTGAAGCGGCTCAACGCATGAGGTTCGTCCCGGCGCGGCTCAACGGCCAGCGTGTCACAGCAGGCGCGTTGATTCAGTACAAATTCAAAGCCGCTGACAAAGAGTCTCATCAACCGGCCGAGGAATCACCCAAACGCGCGCCATCTGCTTTCTCGGCGCGGCCATGA
- a CDS encoding DUF6249 domain-containing protein: MRANIHGFATLLWQTDWESLGEQLTGSVAVAGLYLLIGWLMLLLIRRQQQEREFLHKERMAVIERPEAAPNSLSVLLAGLSPPQDQDLRTGLRWSVIGVGIGLALYLMEATREYWPVGLIAAFIGVAHVVSYLMSSARQRAQAGADQTSVDVAGLIQSVEFTPRHLPEPGRTPLPVVDRANDEVTTKPEG; the protein is encoded by the coding sequence ATGAGGGCAAATATACATGGATTTGCTACGCTTCTTTGGCAGACCGATTGGGAGTCCCTGGGAGAGCAACTGACTGGGTCCGTCGCGGTGGCCGGATTGTATTTGCTGATAGGCTGGCTCATGCTCTTGTTGATACGACGACAGCAGCAAGAACGAGAGTTCTTGCATAAGGAACGTATGGCTGTGATTGAGCGCCCCGAGGCAGCTCCTAATAGTCTGAGCGTGTTGTTGGCCGGCCTGTCGCCGCCGCAGGATCAAGACCTGCGGACCGGCTTGAGGTGGAGCGTGATCGGAGTAGGGATCGGTTTGGCACTTTACCTGATGGAGGCGACGCGGGAGTATTGGCCTGTTGGGCTGATTGCTGCCTTCATCGGAGTGGCTCATGTGGTCTCTTACTTGATGAGTTCTGCCCGTCAGCGCGCACAGGCTGGCGCCGATCAAACGAGCGTGGATGTTGCAGGCCTTATTCAATCGGTTGAGTTCACACCGCGCCACCTGCCTGAACCAGGCCGCACACCGCTGCCTGTCGTTGATCGGGCCAATGACGAGGTCACAACTAAACCGGAGGGTTGA
- a CDS encoding integration host factor subunit beta, with amino-acid sequence MIKQDIVNAVSEQTGLTKIKAEMAVESLLEAMKQALKRGQRIELRGFGVFYVRPRKRGVGRNPKTGDVVPIPEGKTIRFKAGKELRS; translated from the coding sequence GTGATTAAACAAGATATTGTCAACGCCGTTTCAGAACAAACCGGCTTGACCAAAATCAAAGCCGAAATGGCTGTGGAATCATTGCTGGAGGCTATGAAACAGGCGCTCAAGCGTGGCCAGCGCATCGAACTGCGCGGTTTCGGTGTATTCTATGTTCGCCCGCGCAAACGAGGCGTTGGGCGCAATCCCAAGACAGGCGACGTGGTGCCGATTCCCGAAGGAAAAACCATTCGCTTCAAAGCCGGTAAAGAACTCCGCTCGTGA
- a CDS encoding site-2 protease family protein, with translation MSDQPVVPAATVEPPVPAAKLTSELSAKRLLLHVALFLLTLLSCFFIGAVLSLRTEPNVDDWWSLLLYLINDPYSAASGAAYALVLISILLAHELGHYFACRYYGIRATLPYFIPAPTLIGTFGAFIRIKEPIRSRRALFDIGIAGPLAGFVVAIPAVIVGLWIATPAEPLPPDAQTSRYIFQDPLLFQMIQRWLNLPTLMEWNPIYFAAWVGMLATGLNLLPVGQLDGGHVVYALFGRRGHRWVATGIFAIICVLAWLSYRVHRWPGWFVYVALLGLMLGLQHPPVEDEQRPLDRQRYLIGMVGLIVFILSFMPFPIVVE, from the coding sequence GTGAGTGACCAGCCTGTTGTTCCGGCTGCGACGGTTGAACCACCTGTCCCTGCGGCCAAGCTTACATCCGAATTGAGCGCCAAGCGATTGCTCCTGCATGTGGCGCTGTTTTTGCTGACACTGCTCAGTTGTTTTTTCATTGGCGCCGTCTTGTCGCTTCGCACTGAACCCAACGTGGACGATTGGTGGAGTCTGCTGTTGTATTTAATCAATGATCCCTACTCAGCAGCCAGCGGCGCAGCTTATGCATTGGTGTTGATTTCGATTCTTCTAGCCCATGAGCTTGGTCATTATTTTGCCTGCCGCTACTACGGCATTCGCGCCACGCTGCCCTATTTCATTCCAGCGCCAACACTGATCGGTACGTTCGGCGCATTCATTCGGATTAAGGAGCCGATCCGGTCGCGGCGTGCCTTATTCGACATCGGCATTGCCGGTCCACTGGCCGGTTTCGTCGTGGCCATTCCTGCGGTCATCGTTGGTTTATGGATTGCGACGCCGGCCGAGCCGCTGCCACCAGACGCGCAAACAAGCCGATACATCTTCCAAGACCCACTGCTGTTTCAAATGATCCAACGATGGCTCAATTTGCCGACATTGATGGAATGGAATCCCATTTATTTCGCGGCCTGGGTCGGCATGCTGGCCACCGGCCTGAATCTGCTTCCCGTAGGGCAACTAGACGGTGGCCACGTCGTGTATGCATTGTTTGGACGACGGGGGCATCGCTGGGTGGCAACGGGGATTTTCGCCATCATCTGTGTGCTGGCATGGCTCTCCTATCGGGTACACCGCTGGCCGGGCTGGTTTGTCTACGTGGCCTTGCTCGGTTTGATGCTCGGCCTGCAACATCCGCCGGTGGAAGATGAGCAGCGGCCACTCGACCGACAACGCTATCTGATCGGCATGGTCGGACTGATTGTCTTCATTCTTTCATTCATGCCGTTCCCTATCGTTGTCGAATGA
- a CDS encoding M20/M25/M40 family metallo-hydrolase gives MMKKSLRSPASILVVFALSFILLGNAVTGTNLPLPPPAAIESITPADLRHHAEFLASDELGGRYTFSPSNAIVARYLASRLRHWGYRGGAADGSFMQRFEMVAQQYNPEETYIEIKGETGPVKFHVGEGVSFVGQHGDADVTGELVLVPYSAIKAGGETQSDLKGKIVIVPLSSSSSLETTASSEPLTEAAGLDRHQRRMVRDVVQSLRGRGAVGVVVITPERKSHGTSSDERRGRTPAHGRLVFAEDVKLQPTYPVFHSWRASVVEALLKGTRLDAKTVFSSTLVSEVRSLERDGRLHVSLRGPKRTTQNVIGILDGADPKLKNEYVLFGAHMDHVHSDGHEIYNGADDNASGVAALLEIAQAFAQAPPPRRSIMIIFHTAEEEGLFGSQYFVRHPTVPLSSIVVNFNIDMIGRSRAPNDTNPANSELSDANTVFLIGSDRLSAQLHNLSEQTNQDTVKMNLDYRYNREDHPQRLYYRSDHWNYAKNNIPVIFYFTGLHEDYHRPTDDVEKLDFEKMARITRLIFATGWRVAHLDERLKLNTQGEQRTTR, from the coding sequence ATGATGAAAAAGTCGTTGAGGTCTCCCGCTTCCATTCTCGTCGTTTTTGCGTTGTCGTTCATTCTACTTGGCAACGCAGTCACAGGAACAAATCTGCCGTTGCCGCCGCCGGCGGCCATTGAGAGCATCACACCAGCCGATTTACGGCATCACGCTGAATTTTTGGCGTCTGATGAGCTGGGTGGACGATATACGTTCAGCCCCTCCAATGCAATTGTCGCGCGCTATCTGGCTTCGCGGCTGCGGCATTGGGGTTATCGCGGCGGCGCAGCAGACGGCTCATTCATGCAACGATTTGAAATGGTGGCGCAGCAGTACAATCCTGAAGAGACGTATATCGAGATCAAAGGGGAAACAGGCCCGGTGAAATTTCACGTCGGGGAAGGAGTCAGCTTTGTTGGCCAACATGGCGATGCCGATGTCACCGGTGAATTGGTTTTGGTTCCGTACAGCGCCATCAAGGCAGGCGGGGAGACGCAATCGGACTTGAAAGGGAAGATCGTCATTGTTCCGCTCTCTTCATCGTCTTCGTTGGAGACCACTGCGTCGTCCGAGCCGTTGACAGAAGCGGCAGGGCTAGATCGGCATCAGCGACGGATGGTCCGCGATGTCGTCCAATCGCTTCGTGGTCGCGGGGCTGTGGGTGTAGTGGTCATCACGCCTGAGCGAAAATCACACGGGACATCGTCCGACGAGCGACGCGGTCGGACTCCCGCGCACGGCCGATTAGTGTTCGCCGAGGATGTGAAACTGCAGCCAACCTATCCGGTGTTTCATAGCTGGCGCGCCTCGGTGGTGGAAGCTCTGCTGAAGGGAACGCGCCTTGATGCAAAGACGGTGTTTTCATCAACGCTGGTTAGCGAGGTTCGCTCGCTGGAGCGAGACGGCCGGCTGCACGTTTCTCTGCGCGGGCCGAAGCGTACCACGCAAAATGTGATCGGGATACTCGACGGCGCAGACCCTAAGCTGAAGAACGAATACGTTCTGTTCGGCGCGCACATGGATCACGTTCACTCGGATGGCCACGAGATTTACAACGGGGCCGACGATAACGCTTCGGGCGTAGCGGCTTTGCTGGAGATTGCGCAAGCGTTCGCGCAGGCACCGCCGCCGCGCCGCTCCATCATGATTATCTTTCACACTGCCGAAGAAGAAGGCTTATTCGGTTCACAGTATTTTGTGCGACATCCAACGGTCCCGCTCTCGTCTATCGTGGTCAACTTCAATATTGACATGATTGGGCGGAGCCGCGCGCCGAACGACACGAATCCGGCTAACAGTGAACTGAGCGATGCCAACACGGTCTTCCTCATTGGGTCGGATCGCCTGAGCGCCCAGTTGCACAACCTCAGCGAACAGACCAATCAAGATACGGTCAAGATGAATCTGGATTATCGTTATAACCGCGAAGATCACCCGCAGCGACTCTACTATCGGAGTGATCACTGGAATTATGCCAAGAATAATATCCCCGTCATTTTTTACTTCACCGGGCTGCACGAAGATTATCATCGGCCGACGGACGATGTTGAGAAGCTGGATTTCGAGAAGATGGCCCGCATCACGCGATTGATCTTCGCCACAGGCTGGCGTGTAGCCCATTTGGACGAGCGGTTGAAGCTCAATACGCAGGGTGAGCAAAGAACGACTCGATAA